A part of Arachis hypogaea cultivar Tifrunner chromosome 12, arahy.Tifrunner.gnm2.J5K5, whole genome shotgun sequence genomic DNA contains:
- the LOC112729501 gene encoding putative disease resistance RPP13-like protein 1 isoform X3, producing the protein MKQFGNPLVRKWLDSLRDAVYCADDLLDSVLIKAKTGKKVRSSWSISFFKDRHREMVDRMEEVVTRIEHLGNQKDSLGLGKIPTGSSSWRTPSSSLVKGNVYGREDDKKALVQMLNDNNKDQLSVIAIVGIGGVGKTTLAQSVYNNEEEFMKGFDLKAWVCVSENFDVAETTKNVIKEISPGTKDLEHFNSLHHTLKEKLLNKKFFIVLDDVWSDDGDKWSNFMTPFQYGKKGSIVLLTTRGENVALAVQNCRPYFLGGLSEHYCWSVFADNASFPQSNGSAELEVIGREIVKKCSGLPLAAETLGRLLRTKHDVQEWKDILTSNIWEFSVEKSKIIPALLISYFYLPAHLKRCFVYCSLFPKDYNFKKDGLILLWMAEDLLPPSKGRKSLEEVGCECFDELTSRLFFTKIHYHGDYFVMHDLLHDLAIFLAGDFYCNSEELGEEEISNQTRHLCVNISRCSPKLYNSISKVESLRTLLLIEDFCSSKNTDDMATHEILSKCKYLRVLSLERLDVLPDSMGKLIHLRYLTLSHYHSKKLPESLCNLRVLQTLRLHCCLLSALPSGLHHLVSLRHLVITKTSLQKMPGKLSKLNQLQTLNYFVVSKHKHNGIQQLGGLPNLHGSLEIKKLENIVDVKEAESAKISDKHIDELSLEWFPGADMVSNTQTERDILVNLQPHYELKELRINRYKGTIFPDWLGNCSYKYMTSITLEYCMNCCMLPSLGQLPHLKSLRISSLHKLESVGKEFYKSESDHHSLPYAPFPSLETLKFYNMPSLKVWHISDSEDFPPLRELVISNCPMLEGEMLHQVFLRTLSSLSDVSKTRQLEILGEGDEFYSYYGNGLSISGTESVKSALKAICIDRQTCLQEIKISGCSFAISFPGNCLPKSLKWLAAINCSKLEFPEQQQQKCDLVELYISSSCDSLTSLSLDAFPNLKTLTLLECKNLESVSMSEPSHAALQSLTIQGCRNFVSLPREELAALQSLTIHHCNSFVSFPREGLVALQSLTIHHCNSFVSFPREGLVALQSLTISQCDSFVSFPRQELVALQSLQSLIISQCNSFVSFPRQKLVALQSLTIHHCNSFVSFPKEGLAAPNLTNLDVQYCYKLGALPYQMNALLPKLHSLYVHCIPILEGGFPPNLKELAIGGPWRTLSSISNLDALTHLTMYGDKYESTKPFPDVGSLHHLPSLTTLYLRGFQQLETLESNQLLHLTSLQHLHIIYAPKLKNIAGEKLPSSLLLLEIKNCRFLGEYCKNKHQQIWPKISHIPTILVNGQQVF; encoded by the coding sequence ATGAAGCAGTTCGGCAATCCATTGGTGAGGAAGTGGCTCGATAGTCTCCGGGATGCTGTTTACTGTGCTGACGACTTGCTCGACTCTGTCCTCATCAAAGCTAAAACTGGAAAAAAGGTACGGTCTTCCTGGTCCATTAGCTTCTTCAAGGACCGGCATAGGGAGATGGTGGATAGGATGGAAGAGGTGGTTACAAGAATAGAGCATCTTGGAAACCAAAAAGATTCTCTTGGTCTTGGAAAGATTCCCACTGGTAGCTCATCATGGAGGACTCCATCCAGTTCTCTTGTAAAAGGGAATGTGTATGGCAGGGAAGATGACAAGAAGGCCTTAGTCCAGATGTTGAATGACAACAATAAGGATCAATTGTCTGTGATCGCTATTGTTGGCATAGGTGGGGTTGGTAAAACAACATTAGCCCAATCGGTGTACAACAATGAGGAAGAGTTCATGAAGGGATTTGATCTGAAAGCATGGGTTTGTGTTTCAGAAAATTTTGATGTTGCTGAGACTACAAAGAATGTTATAAAGGAGATCTCTCCAGGTACTAAAGATCTTGAGCACTTCAATTCACTTCACCATactttgaaagaaaaattgttgaACAAGAAATTCTTCATTGTTCTGGATGATGTTTGGAGTGATGATGGTGACAAATGGAGTAATTTTATGACCCCTTTCCAATATGGGAAGAAGGGAAGTATTGTTCTTCTAACTACTCGCGGGGAAAATGTTGCTTTAGCAGTTCAGAACTGTCGCCCTTATTTTCTCGGAGGGTTGTCAGAACACTATTGTTGGTCAGTGTTTGCAGACAATGCGTCTTTTCCACAATCAAATGGAAGTGCAGAACTTGAAGTCATTGGCAGAGAGATTGTCAAGAAGTGTAGTGGCTTGCCATTAGCTGCAGAAACACTTGGACGCTTGTTACGTACAAAGCATGATGTTCAGGAATGGAAAGATATACTGACGAGTAATATTTGGGAATTTTCTGTGGAGAAGAGTAAGATAATTCCAGCATTACTCATTAGTTACTTCTATCTCCCTGCACATTTAAAGCGTTGTTTTGTGTATTGTTCTTTGTTTCCCAAAGATTATAATTTTAAGAAAGATGGATTAATCCTTCTGTGGATGGCAGAAGATCTTTTACCACCCTCAAAGGGAAGAAAGAGTTTAGAAGAAGTTGGTTGTGAGTGTTTTGATGAACTTACTTCCAGATTATTTTTCACAAAGATTCATTATCATGGTGATTATTTTGTGATGCATGATCTCTTGCATGACTTAGCAATATTTCTTGCTGGAGATTTCTATTGCAACTCAGAAGAACTTGGTGAAGAGGAGATCAGCAATCAGACTCGACATTTGTGCGTAAATATAAGTCGTTGTAGCCCAAAACTTTATAATTCTATTTCTAAAGTAGAATCTTTAAGGACATTGTTGCTTATTGAAGATTTCTGCTCTTCTAAGAACACCGATGATATGGCAACACATGAAATATTATCTAAGTGTAAATACTTGAGAGTTTTATCCCTTGAAAGACTTGATGTGTTGCCTGATTCAATGGGAAAATTGATCCATCTGCGCTACCTCACTCTCTCTCATTATCATAGTAAGAAGTTGCCAgagtctttgtgcaatttgcgtgTTTTGCAAACATTGCGGTTGCATTGTTGTTTACTATCTGCATTGCCTAGTGGTTTGCATCATCTTGTGAGTTTGCGGCATCTTGTTATTACAAAAACTTCTCTGCAAAAAATGCCTGGAAAACTGAGCAAGTTGAATCAATTGCAAACTTTAAATTACTTTGTCGTCAGCAAGCATAAACACAATGGAATCCAACAGTTAGGAGGGCTTCCAAATCTTCATGGATCACTTGAGATTAAGAAGTTGGAGAATATTGTTGATGTGAAAGAGGCAGAGAGCGCAAAGATATCGGATAAGCACATTGATGAATTAAGCTTGGAATGGTTTCCAGGTGCTGATATGGTTTCAAACACACAAACAGAAAGAGACATCCTCGTTAACTTGCAACCGCACTATGAATTGAAAGAGTTGAGAATCAATAGATACAAGGGTACAATATTTCCAGATTGGTTGGGGAACTGTTCCTACAAGTATATGACAAGTATTACTCTAGAGTATTGCATGAATTGCTGCATGCTGCCTTCACTTGGACAACTGCCACATCTCAAGTCTCTAAGGATTAGTAGTTTACATAAGCTGGAGAGTGTTGGCAAGGAGTTTTACAAGAGTGAAAGCGATCATCATTCTTTGCCATATGCACCATTTCCCTCACTGGAGACATTGAAATTTTATAACATGCCATCCTTGAAGGTGTGGCACATATCTGACTCTGAAGATTTTCCTCCACTCAGGGAGCTTGTAATAAGCAACTGTCCAATGTTAGAGGGAGAGATGCTTCATCAGGTATTCTTGAGAACCCTTTCTTCTTTGTCAGATGTTTCCAAAACTCGACAACTAGAGATACTGGGAGAGGGAGATGAGTTCTACAGTTATTATGGCAATGGTTTATCAATTAGCGGAACTGAATCCGTGAAGTCTGCACTTAAGGCAATATGCATCGACCGTCAAACTTGTCTCCAAGAAATAAAAATCTCTGGGTGTTCATTTGCTATATCCTTTCCGGGCAATTGTTTACCCAAATCTCTGAAATGGCTGGCAGCCATCAACTGCAGCAAACTGGAATTCCCCGAGCAACAGCAGCAGAAATGTGACTTGGTGGAGCTATACATTAGTAGCAGCTGCGATTCACTGACTTCGTTGTCGTTGGATGCCTTTCCCAATCTCAAGACTCTCACTTTACTCGAGTGTAAAAATCTTGAATCAGTATCAATGTCAGAGCCATCACATGCTGCTCTTCAAAGTCTCACCATCCAAGGATGCCGCAATTTTGTGTCATTACCAAGAGAAGAACTGGCTGCTCTTCAAAGTCTCACCATCCATCACTGCAACTCATTTGTGTCATTTCCAAGAGAAGGACTGGTTGCTCTTCAAAGTCTCACCATCCATCACTGCAACTCATTTGTGTCATTTCCAAGAGAAGGACTGGTTGCTCTTCAAAGTCTCACCATCAGTCAATGCGACTCATTTGTGTCATTTCCAAGGCAAGAACTGGTtgctcttcaaagtcttcaaagtCTCATCATCAGTCAATGCAACTCATTTGTGTCATTTCCAAGGCAAAAACTGGTTGCTCTTCAAAGTCTCACCATCCATCACTGCAACTCATTTGTGTCATTTCCAAAAGAAGGACTGGCTGCACCGAACTTGACAAATCTCGATGTCCAATACTGCTACAAGTTAGGGGCATTGCCGTATCAAATGAATGCTCTTCTCCCCAAATTACACTCTCTCTACGTGCATTGTATCCCGATTCTAGAGGGGGGTTTTCCACCAAACTTGAAAGAGCTTGCTATCGGGGGACCATGGAGGACTCTATCGTCGATCAGCAACTTGGACGCCCTCACTCATCTCACCATGTATGGAGATAAATATGAGAGCACAAAGCCATTTCCAGACGTGGGTTCACTGCATCACCTTCCCTCCCTTACTACTCTGTATCTCAGGGGTTTTCAGCAACTGGAGACGTTGGAGTCCAACCAGCTTCTCCACCTCACCTCCCTCCAGCATTTACACATTATATACGCTCCGAAGTTGAAGAATATAGCAGGAGAAAAGCTGCCTTCTTCTCTCCTACTACTTGAAATTAAAAATTGTCGTTTCCTGGGAGAATACTGCAAGAACAAGCATCAACAGATTTGGCCCAAAATTTCCCACATTCCCACCATTCTAGTTAATGGCCAACAAGTTTTTTGA
- the LOC112729501 gene encoding putative disease resistance RPP13-like protein 1 isoform X1, whose protein sequence is MAGALVGGAFLSGFINVVFDRLLTTDTVNLVLGKKLRPDLVERLKTALLGAEALVADAEMKQFGNPLVRKWLDSLRDAVYCADDLLDSVLIKAKTGKKVRSSWSISFFKDRHREMVDRMEEVVTRIEHLGNQKDSLGLGKIPTGSSSWRTPSSSLVKGNVYGREDDKKALVQMLNDNNKDQLSVIAIVGIGGVGKTTLAQSVYNNEEEFMKGFDLKAWVCVSENFDVAETTKNVIKEISPGTKDLEHFNSLHHTLKEKLLNKKFFIVLDDVWSDDGDKWSNFMTPFQYGKKGSIVLLTTRGENVALAVQNCRPYFLGGLSEHYCWSVFADNASFPQSNGSAELEVIGREIVKKCSGLPLAAETLGRLLRTKHDVQEWKDILTSNIWEFSVEKSKIIPALLISYFYLPAHLKRCFVYCSLFPKDYNFKKDGLILLWMAEDLLPPSKGRKSLEEVGCECFDELTSRLFFTKIHYHGDYFVMHDLLHDLAIFLAGDFYCNSEELGEEEISNQTRHLCVNISRCSPKLYNSISKVESLRTLLLIEDFCSSKNTDDMATHEILSKCKYLRVLSLERLDVLPDSMGKLIHLRYLTLSHYHSKKLPESLCNLRVLQTLRLHCCLLSALPSGLHHLVSLRHLVITKTSLQKMPGKLSKLNQLQTLNYFVVSKHKHNGIQQLGGLPNLHGSLEIKKLENIVDVKEAESAKISDKHIDELSLEWFPGADMVSNTQTERDILVNLQPHYELKELRINRYKGTIFPDWLGNCSYKYMTSITLEYCMNCCMLPSLGQLPHLKSLRISSLHKLESVGKEFYKSESDHHSLPYAPFPSLETLKFYNMPSLKVWHISDSEDFPPLRELVISNCPMLEGEMLHQVFLRTLSSLSDVSKTRQLEILGEGDEFYSYYGNGLSISGTESVKSALKAICIDRQTCLQEIKISGCSFAISFPGNCLPKSLKWLAAINCSKLEFPEQQQQKCDLVELYISSSCDSLTSLSLDAFPNLKTLTLLECKNLESVSMSEPSHAALQSLTIQGCRNFVSLPREELAALQSLTIHHCNSFVSFPREGLVALQSLTIHHCNSFVSFPREGLVALQSLTISQCDSFVSFPRQELVALQSLQSLIISQCNSFVSFPRQKLVALQSLTIHHCNSFVSFPKEGLAAPNLTNLDVQYCYKLGALPYQMNALLPKLHSLYVHCIPILEGGFPPNLKELAIGGPWRTLSSISNLDALTHLTMYGDKYESTKPFPDVGSLHHLPSLTTLYLRGFQQLETLESNQLLHLTSLQHLHIIYAPKLKNIAGEKLPSSLLLLEIKNCRFLGEYCKNKHQQIWPKISHIPTILVNGQQVF, encoded by the coding sequence ATGGCTGGTGCACTTGTTGGTGGAGCTTTCCTCTCTGGCTTCATTAACGTTGTCTTTGACAGGCTCCTTACAACTGATACTGTCAACTTGGTCTTGGGCAAGAAGCTTCGTCCGGACTTGGTTGAAAGGCTGAAGACTGCTCTGTTGGGTGCTGAAGCTCTTGTTGCTGATGCTGAGATGAAGCAGTTCGGCAATCCATTGGTGAGGAAGTGGCTCGATAGTCTCCGGGATGCTGTTTACTGTGCTGACGACTTGCTCGACTCTGTCCTCATCAAAGCTAAAACTGGAAAAAAGGTACGGTCTTCCTGGTCCATTAGCTTCTTCAAGGACCGGCATAGGGAGATGGTGGATAGGATGGAAGAGGTGGTTACAAGAATAGAGCATCTTGGAAACCAAAAAGATTCTCTTGGTCTTGGAAAGATTCCCACTGGTAGCTCATCATGGAGGACTCCATCCAGTTCTCTTGTAAAAGGGAATGTGTATGGCAGGGAAGATGACAAGAAGGCCTTAGTCCAGATGTTGAATGACAACAATAAGGATCAATTGTCTGTGATCGCTATTGTTGGCATAGGTGGGGTTGGTAAAACAACATTAGCCCAATCGGTGTACAACAATGAGGAAGAGTTCATGAAGGGATTTGATCTGAAAGCATGGGTTTGTGTTTCAGAAAATTTTGATGTTGCTGAGACTACAAAGAATGTTATAAAGGAGATCTCTCCAGGTACTAAAGATCTTGAGCACTTCAATTCACTTCACCATactttgaaagaaaaattgttgaACAAGAAATTCTTCATTGTTCTGGATGATGTTTGGAGTGATGATGGTGACAAATGGAGTAATTTTATGACCCCTTTCCAATATGGGAAGAAGGGAAGTATTGTTCTTCTAACTACTCGCGGGGAAAATGTTGCTTTAGCAGTTCAGAACTGTCGCCCTTATTTTCTCGGAGGGTTGTCAGAACACTATTGTTGGTCAGTGTTTGCAGACAATGCGTCTTTTCCACAATCAAATGGAAGTGCAGAACTTGAAGTCATTGGCAGAGAGATTGTCAAGAAGTGTAGTGGCTTGCCATTAGCTGCAGAAACACTTGGACGCTTGTTACGTACAAAGCATGATGTTCAGGAATGGAAAGATATACTGACGAGTAATATTTGGGAATTTTCTGTGGAGAAGAGTAAGATAATTCCAGCATTACTCATTAGTTACTTCTATCTCCCTGCACATTTAAAGCGTTGTTTTGTGTATTGTTCTTTGTTTCCCAAAGATTATAATTTTAAGAAAGATGGATTAATCCTTCTGTGGATGGCAGAAGATCTTTTACCACCCTCAAAGGGAAGAAAGAGTTTAGAAGAAGTTGGTTGTGAGTGTTTTGATGAACTTACTTCCAGATTATTTTTCACAAAGATTCATTATCATGGTGATTATTTTGTGATGCATGATCTCTTGCATGACTTAGCAATATTTCTTGCTGGAGATTTCTATTGCAACTCAGAAGAACTTGGTGAAGAGGAGATCAGCAATCAGACTCGACATTTGTGCGTAAATATAAGTCGTTGTAGCCCAAAACTTTATAATTCTATTTCTAAAGTAGAATCTTTAAGGACATTGTTGCTTATTGAAGATTTCTGCTCTTCTAAGAACACCGATGATATGGCAACACATGAAATATTATCTAAGTGTAAATACTTGAGAGTTTTATCCCTTGAAAGACTTGATGTGTTGCCTGATTCAATGGGAAAATTGATCCATCTGCGCTACCTCACTCTCTCTCATTATCATAGTAAGAAGTTGCCAgagtctttgtgcaatttgcgtgTTTTGCAAACATTGCGGTTGCATTGTTGTTTACTATCTGCATTGCCTAGTGGTTTGCATCATCTTGTGAGTTTGCGGCATCTTGTTATTACAAAAACTTCTCTGCAAAAAATGCCTGGAAAACTGAGCAAGTTGAATCAATTGCAAACTTTAAATTACTTTGTCGTCAGCAAGCATAAACACAATGGAATCCAACAGTTAGGAGGGCTTCCAAATCTTCATGGATCACTTGAGATTAAGAAGTTGGAGAATATTGTTGATGTGAAAGAGGCAGAGAGCGCAAAGATATCGGATAAGCACATTGATGAATTAAGCTTGGAATGGTTTCCAGGTGCTGATATGGTTTCAAACACACAAACAGAAAGAGACATCCTCGTTAACTTGCAACCGCACTATGAATTGAAAGAGTTGAGAATCAATAGATACAAGGGTACAATATTTCCAGATTGGTTGGGGAACTGTTCCTACAAGTATATGACAAGTATTACTCTAGAGTATTGCATGAATTGCTGCATGCTGCCTTCACTTGGACAACTGCCACATCTCAAGTCTCTAAGGATTAGTAGTTTACATAAGCTGGAGAGTGTTGGCAAGGAGTTTTACAAGAGTGAAAGCGATCATCATTCTTTGCCATATGCACCATTTCCCTCACTGGAGACATTGAAATTTTATAACATGCCATCCTTGAAGGTGTGGCACATATCTGACTCTGAAGATTTTCCTCCACTCAGGGAGCTTGTAATAAGCAACTGTCCAATGTTAGAGGGAGAGATGCTTCATCAGGTATTCTTGAGAACCCTTTCTTCTTTGTCAGATGTTTCCAAAACTCGACAACTAGAGATACTGGGAGAGGGAGATGAGTTCTACAGTTATTATGGCAATGGTTTATCAATTAGCGGAACTGAATCCGTGAAGTCTGCACTTAAGGCAATATGCATCGACCGTCAAACTTGTCTCCAAGAAATAAAAATCTCTGGGTGTTCATTTGCTATATCCTTTCCGGGCAATTGTTTACCCAAATCTCTGAAATGGCTGGCAGCCATCAACTGCAGCAAACTGGAATTCCCCGAGCAACAGCAGCAGAAATGTGACTTGGTGGAGCTATACATTAGTAGCAGCTGCGATTCACTGACTTCGTTGTCGTTGGATGCCTTTCCCAATCTCAAGACTCTCACTTTACTCGAGTGTAAAAATCTTGAATCAGTATCAATGTCAGAGCCATCACATGCTGCTCTTCAAAGTCTCACCATCCAAGGATGCCGCAATTTTGTGTCATTACCAAGAGAAGAACTGGCTGCTCTTCAAAGTCTCACCATCCATCACTGCAACTCATTTGTGTCATTTCCAAGAGAAGGACTGGTTGCTCTTCAAAGTCTCACCATCCATCACTGCAACTCATTTGTGTCATTTCCAAGAGAAGGACTGGTTGCTCTTCAAAGTCTCACCATCAGTCAATGCGACTCATTTGTGTCATTTCCAAGGCAAGAACTGGTtgctcttcaaagtcttcaaagtCTCATCATCAGTCAATGCAACTCATTTGTGTCATTTCCAAGGCAAAAACTGGTTGCTCTTCAAAGTCTCACCATCCATCACTGCAACTCATTTGTGTCATTTCCAAAAGAAGGACTGGCTGCACCGAACTTGACAAATCTCGATGTCCAATACTGCTACAAGTTAGGGGCATTGCCGTATCAAATGAATGCTCTTCTCCCCAAATTACACTCTCTCTACGTGCATTGTATCCCGATTCTAGAGGGGGGTTTTCCACCAAACTTGAAAGAGCTTGCTATCGGGGGACCATGGAGGACTCTATCGTCGATCAGCAACTTGGACGCCCTCACTCATCTCACCATGTATGGAGATAAATATGAGAGCACAAAGCCATTTCCAGACGTGGGTTCACTGCATCACCTTCCCTCCCTTACTACTCTGTATCTCAGGGGTTTTCAGCAACTGGAGACGTTGGAGTCCAACCAGCTTCTCCACCTCACCTCCCTCCAGCATTTACACATTATATACGCTCCGAAGTTGAAGAATATAGCAGGAGAAAAGCTGCCTTCTTCTCTCCTACTACTTGAAATTAAAAATTGTCGTTTCCTGGGAGAATACTGCAAGAACAAGCATCAACAGATTTGGCCCAAAATTTCCCACATTCCCACCATTCTAGTTAATGGCCAACAAGTTTTTTGA